From the Burkholderia sp. GAS332 genome, one window contains:
- a CDS encoding outer membrane protein, adhesin transport system, whose amino-acid sequence MTAPAHCFTVSRPTPPPSRKRAIAWLAASLLTLTAPLAIAANADSIPQKTVAEVAGRTGDRSVTTTVSSSGKVDASGSAAGPAARWLESQPDTFGAGPTLSEAELRRIFFEAVSAAADRSPRIQQAQASYQATIADVDQAKGERWPQVQIGAQTSSLQYGANAGGSANPGNAVSLNVTTSVYDWGRINKTIASRQQTAEAAQQAYRAEIEASGYEVAATLVELGKQRLLMDLSQQLVERMQQLVSMLGEIVAVDRGRSSELTQAKSRLLEAQAQRDGAQTQVRNAELQLQKLVGENAVMIPRTRVWSLQPGTLSRLLDEVEQHPAIAQAQAAATAAEFSAAAVKASSLPAVNWVVTANTGRGKQSGQTMLTMSWNAFQGGSAKAASKAALARAEASRREVEQQRRDLAFGVQAADQDAHALLSRADLYAKLSTETDIVRKAFFEQWYHLGKRTLLDVLSAENEHHGNRVSEVTTRFEGYQAVFREYAQAGMLVRWLEGDR is encoded by the coding sequence ATGACTGCTCCCGCACACTGCTTTACTGTTTCGCGTCCTACTCCACCCCCATCGCGCAAAAGAGCGATCGCGTGGCTCGCAGCGTCGCTGTTGACGCTGACTGCGCCCCTGGCGATAGCCGCGAATGCAGACAGCATTCCGCAGAAAACCGTTGCCGAAGTGGCAGGAAGGACTGGAGATCGGTCCGTGACGACTACCGTTTCCTCAAGCGGCAAGGTAGATGCTTCCGGCAGCGCTGCCGGCCCCGCTGCCCGATGGCTTGAATCGCAACCGGATACTTTCGGTGCGGGGCCGACTCTGTCGGAGGCAGAACTGCGCAGGATCTTTTTTGAGGCAGTCAGTGCTGCAGCCGATCGCAGCCCGCGAATCCAGCAGGCTCAGGCCAGCTATCAGGCCACGATCGCGGACGTAGACCAAGCTAAAGGAGAGCGATGGCCACAGGTCCAGATTGGCGCCCAGACAAGCAGCCTGCAGTATGGCGCGAACGCTGGCGGCTCTGCCAATCCTGGTAATGCCGTGAGCCTGAATGTGACCACCAGCGTGTACGACTGGGGCCGTATCAACAAGACCATTGCCAGCAGGCAGCAAACCGCTGAAGCCGCGCAGCAGGCGTATCGGGCGGAAATCGAGGCTTCAGGATACGAAGTAGCGGCCACACTCGTGGAGCTTGGCAAGCAGCGTCTTCTCATGGACCTGAGTCAGCAGCTTGTCGAACGTATGCAACAGCTCGTCAGCATGCTTGGAGAGATCGTCGCTGTCGACCGGGGCCGCAGCAGCGAGCTCACCCAGGCCAAGTCACGGCTGCTGGAGGCACAGGCCCAACGTGACGGCGCGCAGACGCAGGTGCGCAATGCCGAACTACAGTTGCAAAAACTGGTGGGCGAGAACGCGGTCATGATCCCGCGCACACGCGTCTGGTCTCTGCAGCCAGGCACACTGTCCAGACTGCTTGACGAGGTAGAGCAGCACCCGGCGATTGCCCAGGCGCAGGCCGCAGCCACTGCTGCCGAGTTCAGTGCCGCGGCGGTGAAGGCTTCATCCCTGCCTGCAGTGAACTGGGTGGTGACAGCCAATACCGGGCGCGGCAAGCAATCTGGACAAACCATGCTTACGATGAGCTGGAATGCCTTTCAGGGCGGGTCAGCGAAGGCTGCAAGCAAGGCCGCACTGGCGAGAGCAGAGGCAAGCCGTCGGGAAGTCGAGCAACAGCGCCGCGACCTCGCTTTCGGCGTGCAGGCTGCGGACCAGGATGCGCATGCGCTGCTCAGCCGCGCCGACCTGTACGCCAAGCTCTCGACCGAAACGGACATTGTGCGCAAGGCCTTCTTTGAGCAGTGGTACCACTTAGGCAAGCGCACGCTGCTGGACGTGCTGTCGGCCGAGAACGAGCACCATGGTAACCGGGTCAGTGAGGTAACAACCCGGTTTGAGGGATATCAGGCTGTATTCCGGGAGTACGCGCAGGCCGGCATGCTCGTCCGA
- a CDS encoding two component transcriptional regulator, LuxR family, producing the protein MKIRLALADDHPALLAGIKHELDRFPTLDVIGTARNSSEIIELLSRGTCDVLVTDYAMPGGDYGDGMALLAFLRRRYPDLKIIVFTTIDNPAMSLQISKLGIQSVLNKVDEVGDLITAIHAAYAGATYIPSRVRAQTPVSAGGPSGELTSREAEVVRLYVSGMSINAIATQLHRSKQTISTQKVNAMRKLGIERDAELFRYAFESGLVVGGVSTPTET; encoded by the coding sequence ATGAAAATCCGATTAGCGCTAGCCGATGACCATCCCGCGTTGCTTGCCGGGATCAAGCACGAACTCGACAGATTCCCGACGCTTGACGTAATCGGGACAGCTCGAAATTCGTCCGAGATTATAGAGTTGTTGTCGCGTGGGACTTGCGACGTTCTAGTCACCGACTACGCAATGCCAGGCGGTGACTACGGCGATGGCATGGCGCTGCTCGCATTCCTGAGACGACGTTATCCGGATTTGAAGATCATCGTCTTCACAACTATTGACAATCCGGCCATGTCCCTTCAGATATCAAAGCTCGGTATTCAGTCAGTACTTAACAAGGTCGACGAAGTCGGAGATTTGATTACAGCCATTCACGCCGCTTATGCAGGTGCGACATACATCCCTTCTCGCGTACGCGCACAAACACCCGTGTCGGCTGGCGGCCCGTCTGGGGAATTGACCAGCCGTGAAGCCGAAGTAGTTCGGCTTTATGTTTCCGGCATGTCAATTAACGCGATAGCGACGCAGTTACACCGCAGCAAGCAGACTATCAGTACGCAAAAGGTCAATGCTATGCGCAAGCTCGGTATTGAGCGCGATGCGGAGTTGTTTCGCTACGCCTTTGAGAGTGGGCTTGTGGTAGGGGGGGTGTCAACGCCCACTGAAACCTGA